AAATCAGAATCAACAAAAAGCTCTTATAACCACTGACACTGCAGGCTGGATCAATGATACAGACTTAGACACTAACAATGAAGGTCAAACATTTGGACTGGACACTTCCAGTAAATGCTGATGTACTTGGTTAACATGTAAGCTCACGCATTTGGTTGGGAACGTGTGTCTGCAGAGTGACTGGTCTGCTATATGGCAGTAAGTCCGAATTTCGTTAAACACAAATTTGTTGAAGGATATGCATTCACGACATCAACTGAAGTACTAAAGGTattaaaaagcaacaacaatgcACGACCTATCTTAGTGCACTTACTATTAAGTTTTTAATCATGCTTTAGTGGTGCATTATACCACATAGTCATGGCAACACAGACAAGTCACAATCTTTGAGGACCCTGACTGTCTGGTCCAGCcatgtttctctttcagttGTGTCAGTTAATGAACTACTGCTAATGATCTTTTAACTCAGctcaaacattttcattcagtgtgGCTTTCACTAAAGAGCTTTGCTATGCCATTACTGTGTGGTCTGCAGTGGAGACACATCATGCTTCTCTGTTAGACAGCAGATTTAAAAGGTTTCCCTGTATTTTTAGTATTTGGTCCAACAGTTTTTCACCATGTGAATCAGACTCATTGATCACCACCATCACCTCTGTCCATCACACAAGCTTGTGATGAGACATTTCAAATCAACAGGACAACAGGAAAAAATCCACAGCTGAttaacagtctgtctgtctccatcaaCTTCAACTTTACTGTCATTGTCATTATGTATCAGAATGAATTCCAGCGCAATGAAAACTTTGGCTCCGGCTGCTgccctggacacacacacacacacacacacacacacacacacacacacacagtcatggtTCCCATGGTACCCACAGCTGATTAACAGTCTCTTCTAGATATTTCTAAATACACCAAAGAGAACACCAAACTTTTcaggacatttttttcagaaatgttcaGCCATGATTTGTTTCATTGATCAGGTCTGACTTCTCACCTACATTTCTGAACATCCATACGTTTCCTCCTGAACCAAACAAATGATGGTTAGAGTGAAATCTCATTTAAAACCAATTACAAACTGCTTACCTGTTGATTAGAACACAGAGGTCCACCCCCCGCTGAGCACATGGTACACTCCACTCCATATTACTCCATAAGAATGAAGTGTagctctgtgtatctgtgtgtctgctgttggCAGATTTAAACCCACAGCTCCATCATTTGCTGGTTGCTACAGCGGTGTAGCAGGTACTGTGTCTAGCTTAGGTTACCTGACTGTGTGTGGAGCATGCTCAGTAGAGGCTGGCTGTCACCTGAGAAGCACAGATGTCACGTCTGACTCATCGCTCAGAAACAAGCCTTTAACTGTACTTATCATAGTTCCTTTTCCTAAACGAcaaaattgtttcatttttaaaacttattttactgttgtctttcagaaatgttttttattttaattaacaattaacagttaaggaaaatattttcatttatcttgCTTGCAGGTGAGGAGGTCTGCACACTTCTCATCTTCTCAAGTGTCTTTAAAACCAAAGATAGATAGTTCATCACTATGAGTAGAAAGTAGCTGAAGTAGCCTGACAAGCTAGTCTTACACTGTGAGAGGCAAAGTGATCAGACCGAGCCAAATGAGTACAGTCACTGAAACATCATTCCTTATGAGCATGATTTATTAAAATGATTGATAAAATACAGATGGTTGAATTACCTGTCACCTAATCATTAACAGGTTAGTTAACCACACTGAGCATCAGTCAGCACAGTTTTCAGTAATCACTTAAAATCAACTGTAATCATGTTAACAAGTCTGCCCTTTATAAACTTCttggtgacctttgacctgtgatATGGTCATGGCATCACATGGTCAAGACTATCTTCCCAGCTGCCCCTGGGGACTCAATGATGTCGTGGTGGGCCTGGGCGGCCTCGCTGAGCGGATACTGACGACCGACAACTGGACGCAGCCAACCAGCTTCCATCCCTGCGAACAGCAACGCCGCACactccttcttctcttcctgagagaggaggagggagggaggacatGTGTAAAAATGATCTTAACTAACTGGAGCACTGTATCGGGATCAGTTTTTCTGTCCTCCTATCATGTGATGGTTGTAAGAATTGGCAGGTTTTAGCCTTAGCCAAGAATCATGAGGTGATATTTGTACAGAGCATTTCACTTAATTACACTAATACACAGAAGAGCTTTCAATAATCTGAACCACAGCTACGCTGCATGAAATCCAaccaaataaaaccacagtgtgtggAAAACATGGCTGTGCGACGTTTTGTACCGgtgtagaaaagaaaagagccaCTCCCATGATGCTGCTCTCTTTAGCCATGGTGTCTCTGGGATTGATTTCTATGGGGCCTCTGGAGCCAACCACctaaaacagaagaggagagcagaggcCAGAGAGATGAGGGTGTGAGCAGAGATGAACAGAGATGAGCTGGGACACAGCTACTGTATAAAGCTAGAAAACAACAGTACTGGACAGTGAGATATTGACCCAGTGTTCACAACGTGGTgaacgtttgtgccaaatttgaagaagtTCCTTCGAGGTGTGACAGAGGTATCGTGTTCATGAGGATGACTGTCAGCAGCTTTGGAGACAGTTGATTTTAACACGTTAACTGACATATGAGACAAAGACAATGAGGCAGGCAGTTGCTGATGGCTTGTTATTAAAATATTGTTCATGGAGTCTGCAGAAGgaggtgtgtgcaggtgtgttcCATCTCTCCTCAGACTCAGGTCTGGTGCTGAGTAATATCtggtgcagaggagagagaaacacactgtaGCTCTGTTACTTCATGTCAGACAAATCAGAGCTCCAGTGCAGAGACAGTGGTGTAGTGCAGAGCCACAGACCTACAGACTGCAGACTGACTGACCGTAACTCGTCCTCCGTAGGCCAGCATCTGCAGGTCTTTACTCAGGTTGACATTTGACAGCATCTCCACTATCACATCCACACCTCTGCCGCCTGTGGCTTCctggaacaaacacacagtccacaCTCACTTacccactttctctctgtctaaacctCCCATCAACACACAGACTTTTTTTATATCAGTCACTTCAGACCAAATCCATTCATCTGGGCCACTTACACACCCTTTATAAACTGGGTGTCTGCCCagttaataaagaaaaacattatgaaatatGTAGCCAGTCATTCAAGAGATATTTTCCCACTGTTTACTTTGTGGTTCTACTTTCAAACCCAGGCAGTAAACAGCTCCACTGCCTTCATGTAGGCTCAGTTTAGACTTTCTGATGGTGAACTCTTTATTGTTTGATTGATTCAGGATCATGGTTCAAATATTATGTGATTTTGTTGGTTGTTCTAGTATCAGTCCAAATTCATATCTGACATTTATCTGAGTGTGTACATCTATCAGCTATCTATATAGTGATCTCACAAATTCCAcaactgaatgaaaaatgtaCTAACAATCCCATAATGCAATGCTCTGTATTTTACAGATGTGAAAcgtacacacagacagtgataaCTCAAAACGATGCTGCTTGTTAATGAGTAGTAGCAGTAGCTATGTGTCACAGCCCTGCTGATTCACTCTGAACCTGAGAGATTACACTTGGttatatgtttaaatgtgtttcactcCTGGTGTTTCTGCAGGGtgtgtaagtctgtgtgtgtgtgtgtgtgtgtgtgtgtgtgtaccatgaTCTTATCTGTGTAGCCCTCCTCTCTGTGATTAAAGGCCATGTGAGCTCCGTTGTTGAGAACCAGCTTCATTCCCTCTGGCGTCCCTGCTGTTCCCAACACCCTGAGACCCAGAGCACGGGACAGCTGGCAGGCTGCCACgcccacctacacacacacacacacacacacacacacacacacacacacagttatgatGTGGAAACCATGtcgatttttttttatgtcattagAAGAAAAAAGACTCACTCCTCCGCTGGCTCCGTGGATGAGGACCGTCTCTCCAGGCTTGGAGCGGGCTCTGTAACACACAACGTAGCAGATTAAAACACACCTTCTATATTTTGCTTATTGTATAAAAATCCCATGAACAGATCAATGTATTAGTGTGTCTCCTCACACTCCACAACACCAGACTAAGTACAGTATAttctcttgttttattattggatttattttccttaaacagctgggcactgtagtttttggcAAAAGGAGAAGAAGGTGCAGCTGTCTGGGcctattttcagcagcggattaacATACTGATCACTGCGCTGGAGTCTGgccctgtgtgtgtcttagaaagtataacatttaaaaaatgaaaaacatctgtaCATATTCTATTTCCGTGGCTGTCACCCTCCCTGAGGCTGTCACTCCTCGTACGCTCCTGCTCATTCATGTTAACCACCAGCACGGTGCCTATTGAACTGTCTGAGCCTGTCACAGTGACATGGTCTTACTTGTGGATCAGAGCTCTGTAGGCAGTGAAGTAAGGGATGCCTATGGCTGCTCCCTGTGTGAAGTCTAAAGCATCGGGCAGTTTGTGAACACAGTCTTCAGCTGCTACAGTGAGCTCTGCATAACCTCCAGACTCTGTGGCTGTGGTGAAAACACGATCTCCTGCCTggccaacacacaaacacacaaacacaaacacacacacacacacacacacacatcaactgCATGTAGACATGGAATACAATCACTGTACTAataacagcagctgttcatgaAACAAAGGTGAATTCTGCGGATACACACTGTTGTCTCTGTCTTCATGTGTGATACACAGCCTGTGCCTGGAATTTCAAATCTGAATACTTTAAACCTGTTAATAATAGCTGatgcaaacaaataaattaataaataaagataaattttaaatttaagtTAAGCTCACGTGCTGTAGCAGATATGGTTCATTTAGTTTTCCTGTGCGTTCTATCATTGccagtgtttttattcagaCCTTTACTGCTGTGACTCCTGCTCCAACAGTTTCCACCACTCCAGCTACATCAGAGCCCGGAGTGTACGGCAGGGCGGGTTTACGGGCGTATGCCCCGGCACGGATGTAAGTTTCCACGGGGTTCACCCCACAGGCGTGGACACGGATCAACACCTACAGCACAGACACATCATGGAAGAGCTACCAGTCAGACatgacagttaaaaaaaaaaggtgatcaGAGATGTGATCAGTTTTACACAGATTTGACACATAAGAGATCAAAGAGCAACAGACAGAATCTATCCCTCTGCTTCCACTGCTCAACTGAAACAGTCAGATTTTAATCCTGATAAATGATCTTGTATTTACTTTACTCATATTCAGAATGTGTGAACTGACACTACTGACTCTATCAATGCACTATGAAGTTTAGATTAAGGCTGGATCCACCAGGTCTCAGACCTCCGCAGGGTTTAAAAGCCCCAGGTTCACTCCAGGTCATCTGGTCTGCTTTAATGTGAATAAAGAAAAATTTGTTTCAAATTTGTATCATGAAACAATCAGTGTctgctcctccatcctccaccctGTGGCTCTGGTCTTGTagaatataaatgtatataattaattcaattcaattcaattttatttatatagcgccatatcacaacaacagtcatctcaaggcacttttcatatagagcaggtctagaccgtactctttaaaataggtatttacagagagagacccaacagatcgcaccatgagcagcactaggagacagtggcagaggaaaaacttcctatataattataatatataatatataatatatatataattaataaaaaatatataattataaatgTAAACTGACTAACTTCCCATCTCTTCTCTCACAGGCTTAActtcacatacttttttttctttctttagattatttttcatctttatttaaacaggacagtggagagagacaggaaacagagtaggggaatgacatgcagtaaaggtcagACCGGGAGTTGATCTGGGGGACCAGCCgggggaccagctgctcagggcactaagACCCATGTGGTACGTGCACCAACCCTTCAGCTATGGGGGAACCCCCAACTTCACATGTTAACTGCTAAGATTTTCTGACCCAGGGTAAAAACCCCAAATAAGAAAAACTGACTCAGAAAtaaatcaattattaaaattgTTTCCAATTCATTTTCTAACAATTGCTTAATAGATGAATGATCAGTCCTTTCAGCCTCAGAGTGCTGgttggtgtctgtgtgtctggggAAATAATGCAGGAACCCTCAGGTTAATCCAGCTGTgcccacagacacaaacatatacatgGCTGATCTTTCAAAGCTGAAAGACTCCAATGTAAAACCAAGGGACAGAGTTTGGTGTTAAATCACTTCATAAACACCACAGTgatttctgcagctgttttcatctgGCTGAACTTCAACCTGTGAACAGCGTgcgcacaccacacacacacacacacacacacacacacacacacacacacacacacacacacacacacacacactgagcagctgtgGGCCTCTGCCTCACCTGTGtgcctcacctgtctgtgtccGGGCTGCGGAACAGTCACATCAGAGCAGAGTGTAAGGACAGAGGGAGCTCCAAACTCTCTCACTCTGATGGCCCTCATCAGCCTGCAGCCCGACATGTCTGCTGACTCTGATCAGACGCCTCCCCCACTTCTAAACACTACAACACAGTGCAAACTTCCTCCTTCCGCGCGTTACTCTCCGTTTATAGCGTCGTTAGCGCCACCACCTGGACCGGCGGACTGAGCAGCGTCCTGGACTGAGATCAcccagacagagaggagaacatAATGTTTCTGTTAATAAATCTAAATCATAttctcctttgttgttgttcattcaAAGGTGTTTCTGAGCTCAGACACAGAGAGTGTTTAAAGTTACACACTTTAGTGTGTGTTTAGTGAAGTACAAACTGTTTCCTGTGGATCTGAACAATGTCTGATTTATAGAGGGAACGTAAAGACCGTGTGTCAAAAGTCTGAAATGCGTTTATAAAACTCAGttaatgattttattcaaaTTGTTTTGTATTAACAGTTATAGAGAATCACTGTtgtaatgtttatgttttgtgttttaaatggacTGTGTGAGTTATTCAGACAATGAGTTCAGCTTTGTACCGTCTATGTTTTAAACACGGTTTATTTGCCGCTTTGAATCGATTGTGTTGCAGATCGACTACTTTGGTCCAAACAGCATGACGACACATCCGGTTACGTATCCCTGACTCCTACACGAATGGATGAGCGCTGAGCTAATGTGTAATGCTACACAAGAGTCTGATCCACATGAGCAGAGAGTCGTGAAAACCGGTCAGAGCGATTGAAAACGCGGAACCAAGACCAGATAAAGTGAGAGCGGAGGTTAGTGTGGACCTGGTTCCCGGTGTCAGCCCACTCCTGTTGAGTAATGGTGTCATTACTGTAAGAGCCTCTCCACAGCAGCCCCCGTCTCTCTGTGAGGAGGACTCCTGTCATTAACACAGCGGAACACCCTGACTCCAGCCCGCTGAGTAAGAATGGCAACAAAAAGCAGGTTTCTGCTGCTCAGGCTGCTGAGTGAACTCAGAGCTCACGCTGGCTGGTACCGGAGCTCAGCTTCGACCTCAAGTCAAGGGCGCGTGTTATGGAGACCTCACCTTAGACACCtgagctgctcacacacactctacaaGTCTCCCTCTCCCAGCACAGGTAGGGTCGATCAGCAGAGTGACTGACAGGTCAGCTTAACGTTAtgattcatcattcatcatacAGAAAGTACTCAGACCCCTTCACtgtgttcacattttgttatgttgcagtcTGATACTAAAATCATTCAAGTCATTTTCAAGTCATCAGTCTATATCAGCCAGAACAGAATTTTAGatatgggaaaaaaattaaaaaggaaaaaagacagaagtatTCAGACACTTTACTGTGAtacttgaaatttagctcaggttcctcccatGTCTCTGTTTCTACACCctgactggagtccacctgtgatACATTCAGTGGGAAGACACACCTGTGTATCTAAGGTCACATGGCTGACAATaaatatcagagcaaaaaccaacacaagaggaagaaggaactgtctgcagagctcagagacaggactgTGTCGAGGCACACATCTGGGGAGGGATACAATAACTTTCTGCTGCACTGTTTGCACAGTGGCCTCTATAATTCTTAGATGGAAGAAGTCTGGAACTACCAGGACTTGTCCAAGAGCTGGTCgccaaactgagcaatcagAGGAGAAGGACCTCAGTAAGAGAGGTGGCCACGAACCTGATGGTCAGTCTGACTGAGCTCCAGAggtcctgtgtggagatggagaaactTCCAGAAGAACAACCATCACTGTAACACTCCTCTGATCTGGGCTCTATGGCAGAGAGTCCAGACGAAGCTTCTCCTCAGTGACAGTTTGGGACAggggacagggacagggagagcGGTCAGGGTGGAGGGAAAGCTGGACGGAGCAAAGTACAGAGAGATCCTTAATGAAAACCTGGTCCAGAGCTCTCAGGACCTCAGACTGGTCTGAAGGCTCACCTTCCAACGGGACAACGACCCTGACCTGAACCCAGTCCACCATCTGTGGACAGAGCTGAAACTGGCCGTCCACTGACGGTCCCCGTCCAACCTGATAGAGCCTGAGAGGATCTGCAGAGAGGAGATCCAGGTGTGCAGAGTTCATCACATCATAACCAAGAAGACTGGAGGAAGACTGTGATCACTGCCTAAGCTGCTTCAACTGAGAACTGAGTCAAGACTCTGGATActtctgtcagtgtgatgtCTCAGTGTCTCCTCTTTAATAGATTTacaaaaaatgtctaaaattcTGTTCTAGCTGTGTCATTATGGGGTACTGAGTATAGActgatgaagaaaaatgaattgaaatgatTTTAGTATCAGActtgcaacataacaaaatgtgaacaaagtgaaggggtctgagTACTTTCTGAATGACTGACcacataataaatgtttttgttcctgctctggatcagtgaaataaaaaagtgcaacagtgcaaacagaaaaactgtaaaaatatatattttagtaTTTGGTTTTATTATATAGTGATGTTCCCAGTGTGTCCAGATGGCCAGTACATGACTGGGGTCAGGAGGGAGAAAAAGTCATGAGAAAATCCACAGTGGATTGGACAACACCTCAGTGTCATATCTGATAAAACGAAACTACACTAAAATGTTATCACAAACAAAGCAGTATTCTCTACATTCAGTAATCAGAGCATTCACAATAATCACTGAAAATGAGTAGGGGGAGGTGCATGGAAGCCTCTCTATCGATCTCCTACAGCACCtacacacagcaaacagagcTGTCCATGGTTCTGAAGCTTAACAATGGTCACCTATGTCCTGGacaataattttgtttttgtttttcctatttttctACATGAACCTTAAACAGAGGGGGTAAAAAAGAGATAGTTCCAGcatagggaaaaaaaatcaggcatAAATTCAGCCCTGCTGTCATTACGAGAAAACAAGCTTTTTAATCTtgagataatgaaaaaaataacttgcGATCTAGATGGtgacttaaaaaaataattatgagTACAGCTTTTCTCAgcttctgtatttctgtttagTCGCTGCTTATCGCCTACCCCCTGGTTTTACCCTGTCTCatagtcttgttttctttttaactgtCTGTTGACATTTCTAACGTGCTGTTGTACACCAACATGTTCATCTTCTGGGTTTCTGCTAACTCTGTTTTATTATCAGGTCCCAGCAGTTTGTCGTTCAGGAGTCACACCTGTGGAGAACTGAGATCAGATCATGTGGGACACACAGTCACTCTGTGTGGTTGGGTCCAGTACCTCAGGTATTACTGTTTACACTATTACATATAATATATCAGGATATATGAGATATTTTTGGGGGGAGCCAGGCTCAGCACTACCTGAGTTGGTTGTTTGACTCCCATGAGGCCTCatgtaaagttgtgttttaacagtgtgtttctgcctccaATAGAAATGACCTGTTTGTCATCCTGAGAGATTTCAGTGGCTTAACACAAATTTTAATTCCTCAAGAAGAAGTAAggatgaaaacaagaaaacaaacaaaacaaccaaacatCCAACTAGAATAATATTCAAGAATATTAAGGTGTGCTACCAATCATAGAAGGTTGacctttgtttctctctgtttcagtctgCAGGTCATTTGAAAGCAGTGCTGTGTGATCTCACAGCTGAGTCTGTCATCAAGGTCACAGGAACTGTCAGACAACGA
The DNA window shown above is from Lates calcarifer isolate ASB-BC8 linkage group LG4, TLL_Latcal_v3, whole genome shotgun sequence and carries:
- the cryz gene encoding quinone oxidoreductase, with protein sequence MSGCRLMRAIRVREFGAPSVLTLCSDVTVPQPGHRQVLIRVHACGVNPVETYIRAGAYARKPALPYTPGSDVAGVVETVGAGVTAVKAGDRVFTTATESGGYAELTVAAEDCVHKLPDALDFTQGAAIGIPYFTAYRALIHKARSKPGETVLIHGASGGVGVAACQLSRALGLRVLGTAGTPEGMKLVLNNGAHMAFNHREEGYTDKIMEATGGRGVDVIVEMLSNVNLSKDLQMLAYGGRVTVVGSRGPIEINPRDTMAKESSIMGVALFFSTPEEKKECAALLFAGMEAGWLRPVVGRQYPLSEAAQAHHDIIESPGAAGKIVLTM